Part of the Lycium ferocissimum isolate CSIRO_LF1 chromosome 6, AGI_CSIRO_Lferr_CH_V1, whole genome shotgun sequence genome, TATCATTCCGTGGAACTAAAAAAGACTTTAAGGAGTCGTTTGGCTTGCGAATGAATTGTATTGAGATTACAATATTGAGACTATAATGCTGGAGTTTTaaataataatgagatatcaGATATTTGTATGGATATATTTTTACTAGTAGATATTTGGTTCACCGGATTAAAATGCGAATATACAAGATATAATATAAAGCAAATGTTTGATTTGACATTAGATAagtttttatttcaattttaaccttaattttcttaaatataatTTTAGGAGAAGTGAATTTGGACAATAAcatctttatttatttgttgtgTTAACCCAGAATTAGTAATCTCAAAATTATATTCTCACGTTGAATATGATCTAAAAATGATActataattataatataaatatttaaaaaaaaaaaaatggggataaaattacagtgtattttATCCTTGTAACCAAAGTCATTATTTACCTTTCAATTAATCGGCGATATGCTGACGCTTCAAATATCTTTAGCCAGCTCAGCGCAGCTACAGCCGAGCCAAGCCGTGATCTTCCTTTGCTCTGCTTATCACACACTGTGTATAGCTTATACTGCTATGTCAAGATTCAATTTATTCTTATCCAAATAATTTACTTAAAGAGATAAAAATTATCCTTAATTGGTTCTGTTGGAAAATGACTATTTTATGATCATATTTTCAGAATTTATTGTTTTGATTAATCAAAATTTGTGCCGtataaaaaggaaatgacttttttacccaaaattgtTCTTTTTAGAACTCGAATTCGAGACTTTTGATTAACGGTAGAAGTCTAGAGAGATTTCATGTATCCCGCCAAATTTGTTGGCGGTAATGACAAAACGGTAAAAATTTATCTGCACAAAATCTTTATAATAAGTTATTAATAAATACATGATATGTGTTAAACATATGTAATTATCATCTAACCATAGTTAATCAAAActccctctgttcacttttacttgtccattttggACTTTTTAcgttgtttaagaaataataaatggacTACATAATTTATcaatgtacccatattaattgatgcatatttttgttggatttgaaaaataatttgaagtgagtaattaatattatgcgtaaaacaggaaaaaattaattgtcttctcttgatatgctaaaagtgacaagtaaaagtgaaaatttatttttagaatattggataagtaaaagtaaacggagggagtatatactTTTTGCTTTATTAAATCTCGTAActataatataaaattttatatcaatgcatatatatgttaaatccaaagaataccaaaaagagtgaaaaatttatttttaatatttaaaagaaacggagggagtatattttttgctttattAAATCTCGTAActataatataaaattttatatcaatgcatatatatgttaaatCCAAAAGAATATCCCCTAAAAAGTTCTAGTTTACAGGTATAGCCAGTCACCAGTGAACTACAAACCAAATTGCATTTGGATTGAATTTgaagttcatttcatttagcCCCTAAAAAAATTTGCAAGTGCACCTAACCCCAGTCAGATTTTAACCCTACATCTGACTCAACTTTGGTTTTATTTAAAGTGAGAGAAAGTGTTAAGCAAATGGTCAGTTGGTTTTTTCTGATCTGAATTTTTTAACTCTCccaaaaaatttctttcttcttattcctcccaaaaaaatttccttttgtAGATGACccaatctttagacttaaaacATTAATGAGTGTTTCAAGATTTGATTTTTAGTTAATGATGTAAATGGGAAAGAGTTTATAACTTAGCCTATTTTGTCTTTCAATTTCTAACCTCTCTTAGATTCTTGATATTTTGGCCATTCTTGATGGGTTGTCCGGTTGAGGAAGTAtataaaaaggataaaaatgaaggtttggttACTAGAGAAAAAAAGGGTTTGCACAAAATCAATACTTTCACTCAAAACACTTCCATTTTGGTTGGTTTTAGTAGTGAAAGTTTCTGTTCTCATGTCTTCTTCTTATAAGTAAGAAAAAAAGGACAATAACACAAAATTAAGCTTCTTCATTCTCATCCTTTTTGCAGCTTTGTTTCTCAGTTTCTGTGTAAATAAGCttaagaattcaagaacatAACCTTTAAAAGGtgaactttgatccaaaaaaaaagaaacaaatttggatcatcaaatcAATTATGAAAAGACTTGGTAGCTCTGATTCTTTGGGTGCGTTGATGTCCATGTGTCCAAGTACTACAGGTACTTGTTAAAATGCTTTaagttttgaactttttttcttttcctttttaatggTGTTCTTTCAATTTTACTTATAGTTGTTTCCTAATGTTCTCGGACTCTTAAAAAATATCACGATGCGTGTTGAATCCTCTAAAATagtgtatttttaaaaaatccgGCAATGTTTTTGGAGAGTCCAGCAACCATGGACTTTCCTTCCCATGGATCCCAAaacagaaacaaaaaaaaataaaaataatccccatttcatgttttcttgtttttaacCTTTTTCCATGCTCAAATCCACAGTTTTAGCTATAAAGAAACTAGTGGGAAATATTGAAATTGACTTCTTTTATTAAATCAAGACcaggttttttttctttcgtcaTTTCTTCCCTGTTTTAGTAAGTTTTTATGCTTCACTCTTTACTATGATTAATGTTTTGAACTTTTCTTCTGTCCCTTTTAATGGTGTTTTTCAATATTATTCCCatggatcaaaaaaaaaataaaaaaaatccccatttcatgttttcttgtcTTTAACCTTTTTCCATGCTCCAATCCCTAGTTTTagcaataaaaaaattgaatctttttattaaatcaagaacagggttttttttttctttcctgttttagtaagttttttatttttgtgcttCACTGTTTATACCATTGTCTGTTCTTCTCTTTCCATTTTTAGCTTTCCTCAAGGCAATTATGTGCTCtcttcactaaaaaaaaaaaaactagaattaGCTACAAACTTCTTTGCTAATCCGTGTTAAATTGCTCGTAGCTAACAAATTTCTTTGATAATTCGTCGCTAATTCTTGTTCTTTGAAtagttctttaatttttttatttttttgtgatgtTTTAGATGAGCAAAACCATGTGTACTCAACAAGGGACTTTCAGTCAATGTTAGAAGGATTAGATGAAGAAGGGTGTGTGGAAGAAGGATTTTCAggccaaaagaaaaggagattAAGTGTAGAACAAGTGAAAGCCTTAGAGAAGAATTTTGAAGTTGAGAACAAACTTGAACCTGAGAGGAAAGTTAAATTAGCTCAAGAACTTGGCTTACAGCCTAGACAAGTTGCTGTTTGGTTCCAAAACAGACGTGCTCGTTGGAAGACTAAGCAACTTGAAAGAGATTACAATATTCTTAAAGCTAATTTTGATTCCCTCAAACACAACTATGAATCTCTCAAACATGACAATGAAGCTCTCATCAAAGaggtaataataaaataattttgatacTGTCTTCTTGCTTAGATGATAATTCAATATAAGGCATGTTATTAGTTATAGTAGAGTAAGTTTAAGTTCTAAACAATCAAGTCACTTATGAGATAAGTACAGATTAGATGCTTATTTAGAATTTGAACTTTATGGATTCTAATTTGATGTTTTACCACATTTACTAGGTTAGGTGTCGATACATATACGAGATTTGAGTCAAAGTTATTAGGTTCATCCGAACTCATACTTACCTCTACAGACAAATCTCTGTGTTAAGCTATAACTAATCTACAGTCAGagatcaaattatgattataataACTTAAATACATAGCATAGAAGTACTAGATGTTTACATAATGTTTAATGATTGAATCTTTTAGGCTTTTGTGCTGATTTTGTGTCTTTTGTTACATGTTAGATTCATGAGCTGAAATCAAATGGAGAAAGCAGAGGTGGTGTTGCAGTAGTGAAAGAGGAAGCTATGGAATCTGAAAGTGATGACAACAAAGTGATTGAACAAAGCAAAAAGCCAAATGATGACATCAACAGCAACAATAATAATCTTcttgaagatgatgatgatgatgatgaggctGATATCAACTTTAATAGTACTGTTGCATCCACCATTTTTGGTGATTTTAACAAAGATGGATCCTCAGATAGTGACTCAAGTGCAATCTTGAATGAAGATAGTAGTCCAAATGCTGCAATTTCTTCATCTGGTGCTTTCTTGATTTCAAATAATGATGGTGGAAATGGAAATGTAGGATCTTCTTTATCCTCATCTTCATTGAAGTTTTGCTTCCAATTCACTGGATCAAGTTCAAAATCAATTCTTGGAGATGCTCAGAAAGCTGCTAATTGTTGTTATTATCAGCCAACAACACAGTATAATGTGAAGATGGAGGAGCATAATTTCTTCAATGGTGAAGAGTCTTGCAGTGATCTTTTCTCAGATGAACAACCTCCCACACTTCAATGGTACTGCCCTGaggattggaattttaaagacTCCTaaattccatctttttttcACTACTTCAGAAGAAGAATAAAGGAAGGAAATTGCCAAATTTTGTACagtggtttaaaaaaaatggccTAATGGGTAATATCAGAGAAAAGCTGAGTTGGATTTTGCCCAAGTTGGGgtttggagggggggggggtagggaGGGGGTGGTTCAGGTGGGGTGGTAGGGGTgaggaagaaggaaatgtgtgGGTTGGGGTAAAAGGCTGTGGCTTTTGCAGGGATGATTAGGTAGTAATTGAGGTCTTCACAAAGATCTGATCTTTTTTACTGTTGAGATAAGGTGAAATAAACTAAGTAAAAAAGGGAGAAGAAGGGTtcaagaaaatgatgatgagAAAAAACTTCATGTAATGGCAAATAAAAGTTGCTAAAAGTATAACCATGCATTCTATATTTGAATGGTATTATAGCTCTTTCCATGCatgaagggaaaatgaaaattcattaatgagttttaagttttatataggCTAGCCTTTTATACTGTCATTTACCATCAATCCATCATGTTATTGAAGAATATCTACGGATAAGTATTTtaagaattttgaaaataagatgTTATCCGCTATAATAGATAAAAGATAACATGACCATGCACAAATTATTTAAGTTAGCGATATATATTACTTGAACTCTTGCTAATAAATACACTTTCACacttttatcctcttttctatattcaaaaaatctcaatttttctttgtaAGATTTTAATAGTAACAGTTTTAAACTATATGATCGTTTAATGTGAAAAGAACTAGTAATAAGTTGTAATACTTTTGTGTAAGCCTTTAAATTTTATTCTCAATAGATTATACTTTATTTTAAGTTTAGCTGTAAAATTGATTCActttatcatttttttcattgGTAAACAGAAAAGTTAAAACAAATTGTGGAAGGTCGAGCATATCACTaatatcctttcttcttttggccaCTTTGACTAATTTCTTCTTTAGTTTTCTTAATTGTTAGGAGAATTCTTTGCAACAAAGGCCAATCTTGGACTTATTCTTATTGTTTTTCATGATTACAAGAGTATATCCATTCCCCTTCATCTATTTGGTATATGCCACTATTGCTAAGTTCTCTTTGTATACTTTGCAACTTCATACATTCCAcgaaaaaggataaaaaatatttgtaacCTATCAAAAATGGTTTAAATTTGTTCTCTTTCCACCCGTTGAACCTCAATTATCCTTAACGTCAATTTTTGGGTTTAAAATGTTGTGCTTCTTCCGCCTATTGGATCTTAATTACTCTTTGTGACAATATTTGAGGTCaacaattaaaagaaaaaaaaaaactaagttcGAGGGTAAAAATCCTCATTCTAACATTTCATAGGTTAAGGACTAGAACTgcagtaaataatttttaaaaaattgaaccaaaatTAAATCGATACGCCACCTTATAAGATTAGGTGAACGTATTTCATTTTCAATGCTTCAACACTAAATTAAAGAAAATCGTTTCACTAGATTTCTTTTGCCACAAAAAATGGCGATGAGATGAATAAATGAAAATTCACATGTTCGAACCCTACAAATGAAAAAGATTTAAGTAGAGAACACTTTCCTCTTTACTAGGCCTTACAAGATTCGAATTTGGATTAGCCGGAGCCTTAAAATAAATATCGAATAGGGtgataaataaaaagaattttgtttaaCCTTCTGAACTAGCATCTAACTACCCCGATTAATTCAAGTTCACGTCACGTAAGATCCAATAAAGGAAAAGCGCTTCCAACcgtaaataaaaaattcatgttTAGAACCTGAAtatgaaattttaattaatattgaTACAATCTCATCCATTTCGCCACATTCTTGacattttattaaatattacgTAATAAAACAATTTATTTGGTTGGCCAAATAAAACCTGGCTAGATGAAAGCCTTTTTTTTTCAGATCTGACCTGCAGGGTGACATTCGGGTCTTCGCCCATGCCACTATGCTTTGTCTGTGAACATTTAAAACCCGTCTGTTTTGTGTCCTTCATTGAAAAAAGACAATTTTTTCAGTCCACTATCTTTGGGTTAGGTGTACTTCTTTAATCTATATCCACATTTGATAAATCTTGAAAATTATAATATActtcctccgttcacttttatttattcattattgacCTTGCACAcctcttaaaaaataataaatgaaatgtatattttataaaaatatccatattaattgatgtataATTGTATTGTATTTGGAAAATCATTCGGAACGAGTAATTAATGCTAAAAGTAAAACAGAAAAAACagattatttttctcttgatatgcaaaaatggacaagtaaaactaaaaaataaaattgaaatagtggacaagtaaaactAAATAGAGGGAGGATTGAAATATGTACGACTAAAGTGATAAGTTGTTAAGTTAAACAACTCAATGTTAAGTTTAATTATATATGACTGAATTCTCAAAAAACAAGTTAAAGCGAAAGTGGCGAATTCAAAATTTAAgctttatgaattttatttttacattaaatttattatattttaaaattatgagcCCAAATTAACTATTTGTCGCACTTCTataaatttttacatataaacTTATAAGTCGTGTTAGAGTTCAAATTAATCCGATACAGCAATGCTGCATCCTCTTTTATTAATCCGATACAGCAATGCTGCATCCTCTTTTGTACGAAGAGATCATGAAAAGATAAATATAGAAGTCTGATAgtctttaattttaaaatcttcaATAACTTCTTATATTCAAATCTACTgtaaatgttatttttattgtaaTTAGACTTATGTGACCCTGTCCTACCCCTAGTGCTCTCTACTTCTTGATTAGGTAAAACACATCGTATTATGCATGtgctttttttcctttttttattttttttaatttcaaattattGTTAAACACTTCTGTTTCTCCAAAAACTTTATGAATTTCTTATGCCAAAGTTTCCcaaataacttatttttttcctagAACTTTTCTCCAAGACTATTTATATCAAAAGGAAAAGACAAACATTGTAAAAAAGAGCAatattttatgaaaagaagtgCTACATGATTGGATCCCTAAATATGCGTTCCTTTTTAACAGCAGTAGCTTTTGGCACATCATTACATTGTTAACTTTTATGTGTTTGATTAAAGTTAGCACCTAAAAATAAGTACTTACATTAACACACTTTTTGCATTTATTCCCCTCCTAGTTTTAGTTATTGTCAATCCGCCTCTCAATTTGTATTTACACTTGCTTATTGCATTCCCTTTCTAACTTGTGTATACTGAGATGTTACCTGATAAATATTTACGACACTCCatatttaacttaaattttagTTAATCTATTATAATTAACATGGGTCATGCATTTATGGATTTGTTGGTGGGAAGCTcgctaaaattaatttttgacaGTTTAAACGCGATTTTTCTTCTGATATTTACTAAAAAGAATTGACAAAGCATCACGTAATGTTCGTCCGTCCTTATAAGATTATGATAGGATAAAAGTACAGTATCTCTGTATTTTAATCAAATGTCAAAATTCAAGCTTTGAGACAAAACATTTTTGGTAGAATGTTTTGCATCCAAAATGAAATTTTTGTCGCTGACTTCAGATTATTGAATCCCAAAGCGAATAGCGAACATTAGATGGAAAATTTTGTCACTGACTTGGTGCAGAAAAATTTCGCATTTTTCATACTTAAAGCTTGAATGTAAAAGTCATAAAGAGATCCATTTTGCAAGTTCGTTATTATGGATAGTTCCTACAAAGGATCGGATTAATGACGTATACAATGGTTGAATTTTCGATGTAGATGCTACATAGTTGGTTCTCATCCTTCGGAGGATCGCGAGTGTAATAAAGCATCCGTCGACAAAAGGATCACCCTAAGATGATCATCTCGTGGCTATTGAGAATTTAATTAAATCGATGTTTATTTCTCAATCTTTCTGACTTGCTCCTACCAAACCAAGGTCTAAAAGATTGAAAAAATCAGTCATTCACAATCACTGATGAAGGATAACCGATTTCTATATTATAGTTATATTAATAGTAATGATTTCAAAGTAGATAAATGATATAAAAAGTAGATAGATTTAAACTACTCTTTTAATGAATAAAGAATTGATAGTGATCCAATAAAATAAAAGCATCTACGTCTTAATTAAAAACGAAAGAACATTTATCTAAAAATTTtgtgtttgtgggttgttggaCATAGTCCAAGATGTACTGCACCATAATAgtctttttctttacttttcttCTTGCTAGTACGCTGTTTTTGGCTGTAAGTGAGATTATCGCCCacacttttctcttttctcCTAATTTTTCTGCAGAAATGCACATGCCCATCAACTGTGAACACCTGCACAATACACACTTGTgactttgtgtgtgtgtgtgtgtgacatgTGTGTCTGTTTCTTGTAAGCATCTGTGACTTTTTTGATAACTCACTGAAACAAGTTACAAGCCTAGGAGTTAGGTAAAAACAAATCTAGCCTTGTGACTTTTGCTGAGACACTGAAATTAACAAGCTAGTACTGGTAATAACAGGTAACTAGCTATACCTATACCTATATATTCCGATCATACATATTTGTTTGTGATCAATTGGATAAGAACATTTTTCTTGGAACTTGTTCTTTTCTGAATGATTGATCAGGTACAGAAAAATTAAGAAAGGAAAAGTCATAAActtttaatttaaaacaaattataaatatttatgtggctAAATTCTCTTATTaggagtaaaataaaaaatttaaagttacattattattaaatatagaaatgtattttttttggactgattaaaagaaaaaattatcgCATAAATtaagatggagggagtaactaATATCTTATCGGCCTTGCTCGTCATGAGAAAAAATAAGCAACTTAACTGATCGATTAACTTTAAATTAACACTAAGTTCTCTGATCTGTTTTTATattaatgaaataaaacttaGTTTGTTTGAGAACACcgttgggggtgtaatagtaaTCAATGGCGAAggcaaaatatttttattaagaaaattctaaatctactatatattgatatatgtaaaatatgatttttcgaCCAATGAGATAACTGTATAAGACAACAAAAACCCTAAACAATATATGATTCTTATATGGGAAAAGGTGTTAACATACctctcaactttgcgatttagagcaaatATATCCCATATTATAAAAGTAGTGTAAATATATCCATATCATTATAAAATggtacaaatataccctttttgctgacggttttttttaaaaatcatttagtttattttttaattaaaaaagtaccccgtggctttaaaaaaaaggtctatccatttttttgagtagacatatttttctaaagccacatgataatattttttttcttgtgggtTGGAGTCAGTTCGTTTAAAAAaagggtagacttattttttttttttaaatcatggAGATATTTTcttaaacgaaccagacccgacccactaaaaaaaatttaccatttggcattagaaaaatatgtcaacgaaaaaaaatgagtaggctttttttaaaattcacacagcattttttttaattaaaaaataagctaaatgatttttaaaaaaacctcGTTAGCGAAAAAaagtatatttgcactatttgtatAAGGGCAGGGatatatttgcatcattttATAATGACAGGGTATATATAAACAACTTTTTAAATGAAGGTATATCTACTCTAAATCgtaaagttgaggggtatatttgcaccttttcccttcttatattttatattgaaCTATGATGAGAATATTAGCCGTTGTTGTGTTGAAAACGTAGATTGTAAGGTGTTTGGTGGAAGGCGTTGTAACAAAATTAAAGTAGATTCCTCCATTTGCTTTCTTTCCCTATACCAAGGGTATACTTGTTAACGTTATAGGGATGGTCCCCTACATCTAAAGGTTCCTAATTTCTACTTTAACTATATAGATATTCAgaattcattgatttgattaatTCAAATTTTCGGAAGGAAGACCACTAGAGAGGTAAAGAGTTTAATATATAGCTACAAAAAGAATCGGGTTGGAGTGttcactataaaaaaaaaaaaaaaaaaaaaatttgcggaggttgaaagttgcaatttgcGGGGATTTTAGCCTCCTCAAGCAATTTATGGAGGCTAAAACCGCTGCGAATTGTAACTTTCAATCTCTGTAAATTATCCTTTTTTTGTAGTAGTCTAATAGGTACTGATCCTAGTTGAAGTGTGTTTAATAGGTACTGATTCTAGTTGAAGTGTCAAAATAAAAGTTAGAGCCAAGTTCGAGGGGTTATCTATGTATTTGAcctaaatatttttatattatcagatcattcAAAAGAAATATATTGGCAActcttcataaaaataaaatttataatgctaattatctactATAACAGATCAGTCAAATTAACCAAATAGTATTAACCCTGATTATTTATGAGGTTGGGCAAGTGGTAAGGTACCCATTGGATCAAAGAAGTCATCATCAACCTAGCTAGTCACTTCACTACAAAAATAAATTGAACGTTGAACCTAGTGGGTTTTCCTCCTCTTGTCAGAAAATTATAATACGAGTATATATAAATGTTGAATTTTCTTAGTGAAAATTATGTCTTATGTCCAGATGAGATGACGCGTTATCTACCGCAAATTGTCAAATTGCAAAGTAACAGTCTGATAGCCATATGTGGAAAACAGAAAAAGATGAACAATTTTTCAGTCAAGAAAAGTGTACTGAATCCTGAATTAGGTTAACAAGACTCTAGAGCAAAACTTATAGATCTTCAATAAAACCTAGCATTCTAGTAATTAAGTGATTTAAATTCCCTTTTCGTTTCTGCAATCTCCCTACATCGTGTGACTAGCTTAATAT contains:
- the LOC132059006 gene encoding homeobox-leucine zipper protein ATHB-6-like isoform X1, yielding MKRLGSSDSLGALMSMCPSTTDEQNHVYSTRDFQSMLEGLDEEGCVEEGFSGQKKRRLSVEQVKALEKNFEVENKLEPERKVKLAQELGLQPRQVAVWFQNRRARWKTKQLERDYNILKANFDSLKHNYESLKHDNEALIKEIHELKSNGESRGGVAVVKEEAMESESDDNKVIEQSKKPNDDINSNNNNLLEDDDDDDEADINFNSTVASTIFGDFNKDGSSDSDSSAILNEDSSPNAAISSSGAFLISNNDGGNGNVGSSLSSSSLKFCFQFTGSSSKSILGDAQKAANCCYYQPTTQYNVKMEEHNFFNGEESCSDLFSDEQPPTLQWYCPEDWNFKDS
- the LOC132059006 gene encoding homeobox-leucine zipper protein ATHB-6-like isoform X2; this translates as MLEGLDEEGCVEEGFSGQKKRRLSVEQVKALEKNFEVENKLEPERKVKLAQELGLQPRQVAVWFQNRRARWKTKQLERDYNILKANFDSLKHNYESLKHDNEALIKEIHELKSNGESRGGVAVVKEEAMESESDDNKVIEQSKKPNDDINSNNNNLLEDDDDDDEADINFNSTVASTIFGDFNKDGSSDSDSSAILNEDSSPNAAISSSGAFLISNNDGGNGNVGSSLSSSSLKFCFQFTGSSSKSILGDAQKAANCCYYQPTTQYNVKMEEHNFFNGEESCSDLFSDEQPPTLQWYCPEDWNFKDS